One genomic segment of Musa acuminata AAA Group cultivar baxijiao chromosome BXJ3-3, Cavendish_Baxijiao_AAA, whole genome shotgun sequence includes these proteins:
- the LOC135633315 gene encoding E3 ubiquitin-protein ligase APD3-like isoform X3, with amino-acid sequence MPPRRDQRHCARALLPLLAWLCGIAAALSLRYGYYGSNHLALGPNSSRMMTTSSLFVEQLQVKDEAGQGLLLYGFNDRPQLSSETNWTISSDLFVDTYSRQGFSMWLNRGSRIWMAWQVGYGGESYADMLVVLIKGEQNLEELERYSHDDMGNSRDGSNREFTVAEDGMYYLGVINLSLRSITMNMNIKIASKMYDTSKATSICSTSNGECKLKLLFPNAQYYVLATSDSEVWHIQLSFVARLTSYFLVTGFLVVIVSVILKHLGACCVEQTRREQGVEAAAAEAETEPIAPRKEIACGYGATEEEAESSVCCTADDLYDGKICVICYDERRSCFFTPCGHSVACCSCAQRVLEEQNKVCPICRRLIHKWRRLPGL; translated from the exons ATGCCTCCGCGCAGGGACCAACGCCACTGCGCTCGAGCcctcctcccgctgctcgcgtggCTATGTGGCAT TGCAGCGGCTCTGAGCCTTCGCTACGGCTACTACGGCAGCAACCACCTGGCTTTGGGTCCCAACTCGTCGCGGATGATGACGACCAGCTCGCTCTTCGTGGAGCAGCTGCAGGTCAAAGACGAAGCAGGCCAAGGGTTGCTGCTCTACGGATTCAACGACAGGCCACAGCTGAGCTCCGAAACAAATTGGACCATTTCCAGTGATCTCTTCGTCGACACCTACAGTCGCCAG GGATTCTCCATGTGGTTGAACAGAGGATCCAGGATTTGGATGGCATGGCAGGTGGGTTATGGTGGTGAGAGCTATGCAGACATGCTTGTGGTTTTGATCAAGG GAGAACAGAACTTGGAGGAGCTGGAGAGATACTCCCATGATGACATGGGCAACTCAAGGGATG GTAGCAACCGAGAATTCACTGTTGCGGAGGACGGCATGTATTACCTTGGCGTCATCAATCTCTCTCTTCGGAGCATCACCATGAACATGAACATAAAGATCGCATCCAAAATGTACGACACCAGCAAAGCCACAAGCATATGCTCCACCAGCAATGGCGAATGCAAGCTCAAGCTTCTGTTCCCCAACGCCCAGTACTATGTGTTGGCAACATCAGACAGTGAG GTTTGGCACATCCAACTCTCCTTCGTAGCCCGCTTGACTTCCTACTTCTTAGTCACAG GCTTTTTGGTCGTGATTGTTTCCGTCATACTCAAGCATCTTGGAGCATGCTGCGTTGAGCAGACGAGGCGAGAGCAGGGCgttgaggcggcggcggcggaggcggagacAGAGCCGATAGCGCCGAGGAAAGAGATAGCCTGCGGTTACGGAGCCACGGAAGAGGAGGCGGAGTCGAGCGTGTGCTGCACCGCCGACGACCTGTACGACGGGAAGATATGCGTCATCTGCTACGACGAGAGGCGCAGTTGCTTCTTCACCCCTTGCGGCCACAGCGTCGCTTGCTGCTCCTGTGCGCAGAG GGTGCTGGAGGAGCAAAACAAGGTCTGTCCCATCTGTAGAAGGCTCATTCACAAGTGGAGAAGATTGCCAGGTCTATAG
- the LOC135633315 gene encoding E3 ubiquitin-protein ligase APD1-like isoform X4: protein MMTTSSLFVEQLQVKDEAGQGLLLYGFNDRPQLSSETNWTISSDLFVDTYSRQGFSMWLNRGSRIWMAWQVGYGGESYADMLVVLIKGEQNLEELERYSHDDMGNSRDGSNREFTVAEDGMYYLGVINLSLRSITMNMNIKIASKMYDTSKATSICSTSNGECKLKLLFPNAQYYVLATSDSEVPLKVWHIQLSFVARLTSYFLVTGFLVVIVSVILKHLGACCVEQTRREQGVEAAAAEAETEPIAPRKEIACGYGATEEEAESSVCCTADDLYDGKICVICYDERRSCFFTPCGHSVACCSCAQRVLEEQNKVCPICRRLIHKWRRLPGL, encoded by the exons ATGATGACGACCAGCTCGCTCTTCGTGGAGCAGCTGCAGGTCAAAGACGAAGCAGGCCAAGGGTTGCTGCTCTACGGATTCAACGACAGGCCACAGCTGAGCTCCGAAACAAATTGGACCATTTCCAGTGATCTCTTCGTCGACACCTACAGTCGCCAG GGATTCTCCATGTGGTTGAACAGAGGATCCAGGATTTGGATGGCATGGCAGGTGGGTTATGGTGGTGAGAGCTATGCAGACATGCTTGTGGTTTTGATCAAGG GAGAACAGAACTTGGAGGAGCTGGAGAGATACTCCCATGATGACATGGGCAACTCAAGGGATG GTAGCAACCGAGAATTCACTGTTGCGGAGGACGGCATGTATTACCTTGGCGTCATCAATCTCTCTCTTCGGAGCATCACCATGAACATGAACATAAAGATCGCATCCAAAATGTACGACACCAGCAAAGCCACAAGCATATGCTCCACCAGCAATGGCGAATGCAAGCTCAAGCTTCTGTTCCCCAACGCCCAGTACTATGTGTTGGCAACATCAGACAGTGAG GTGCCCCTCAAGGTTTGGCACATCCAACTCTCCTTCGTAGCCCGCTTGACTTCCTACTTCTTAGTCACAG GCTTTTTGGTCGTGATTGTTTCCGTCATACTCAAGCATCTTGGAGCATGCTGCGTTGAGCAGACGAGGCGAGAGCAGGGCgttgaggcggcggcggcggaggcggagacAGAGCCGATAGCGCCGAGGAAAGAGATAGCCTGCGGTTACGGAGCCACGGAAGAGGAGGCGGAGTCGAGCGTGTGCTGCACCGCCGACGACCTGTACGACGGGAAGATATGCGTCATCTGCTACGACGAGAGGCGCAGTTGCTTCTTCACCCCTTGCGGCCACAGCGTCGCTTGCTGCTCCTGTGCGCAGAG GGTGCTGGAGGAGCAAAACAAGGTCTGTCCCATCTGTAGAAGGCTCATTCACAAGTGGAGAAGATTGCCAGGTCTATAG
- the LOC135633305 gene encoding protein Asterix-like: MKEATSDPRQPSTAKPYVSATLSPQDLPIDYAGFLAVVCGVVGVTLRYKLCSWLAIIFCAQSLANMKNFENDFKQLSMAFMFGIMGLVTNYLGPSRQANKHR; the protein is encoded by the exons ATGAAGGAGGCGACGAGCGATCCGAGGCAGCCGTCCACGGCGAAACCCTATGTCTCTGCCACGCTTTCGCCGCAGGATCTCCCCATCGACTACGCCGGCTTCCTCGCCGTCGTCTGCGGCGTCGTCGGCGTGACGTTGCGT TACAAACTTTGTTCGTGGCTGGCCATTATCTTCTGTGCTCAGTCTCTTGCAAACATGAAGAATTTTGAGAACGATTTTAAACAGTTGTCTATGGCTTTCAT GTTTGGAATCATGGGATTGGTTACAAACTATTTGGGGCCTTCACGACAGGCGAACAAGCACCGCTAA
- the LOC135633315 gene encoding E3 ubiquitin-protein ligase APD3-like isoform X1 has product MPPRRDQRHCARALLPLLAWLCGIAAALSLRYGYYGSNHLALGPNSSRMMTTSSLFVEQLQVKDEAGQGLLLYGFNDRPQLSSETNWTISSDLFVDTYSRQGFSMWLNRGSRIWMAWQVGYGGESYADMLVVLIKGEQNLEELERYSHDDMGNSRDGSNREFTVAEDGMYYLGVINLSLRSITMNMNIKIASKMYDTSKATSICSTSNGECKLKLLFPNAQYYVLATSDSEVPLKVWHIQLSFVARLTSYFLVTGFLVVIVSVILKHLGACCVEQTRREQGVEAAAAEAETEPIAPRKEIACGYGATEEEAESSVCCTADDLYDGKICVICYDERRSCFFTPCGHSVACCSCAQRVLEEQNKVCPICRRLIHKWRRLPGL; this is encoded by the exons ATGCCTCCGCGCAGGGACCAACGCCACTGCGCTCGAGCcctcctcccgctgctcgcgtggCTATGTGGCAT TGCAGCGGCTCTGAGCCTTCGCTACGGCTACTACGGCAGCAACCACCTGGCTTTGGGTCCCAACTCGTCGCGGATGATGACGACCAGCTCGCTCTTCGTGGAGCAGCTGCAGGTCAAAGACGAAGCAGGCCAAGGGTTGCTGCTCTACGGATTCAACGACAGGCCACAGCTGAGCTCCGAAACAAATTGGACCATTTCCAGTGATCTCTTCGTCGACACCTACAGTCGCCAG GGATTCTCCATGTGGTTGAACAGAGGATCCAGGATTTGGATGGCATGGCAGGTGGGTTATGGTGGTGAGAGCTATGCAGACATGCTTGTGGTTTTGATCAAGG GAGAACAGAACTTGGAGGAGCTGGAGAGATACTCCCATGATGACATGGGCAACTCAAGGGATG GTAGCAACCGAGAATTCACTGTTGCGGAGGACGGCATGTATTACCTTGGCGTCATCAATCTCTCTCTTCGGAGCATCACCATGAACATGAACATAAAGATCGCATCCAAAATGTACGACACCAGCAAAGCCACAAGCATATGCTCCACCAGCAATGGCGAATGCAAGCTCAAGCTTCTGTTCCCCAACGCCCAGTACTATGTGTTGGCAACATCAGACAGTGAG GTGCCCCTCAAGGTTTGGCACATCCAACTCTCCTTCGTAGCCCGCTTGACTTCCTACTTCTTAGTCACAG GCTTTTTGGTCGTGATTGTTTCCGTCATACTCAAGCATCTTGGAGCATGCTGCGTTGAGCAGACGAGGCGAGAGCAGGGCgttgaggcggcggcggcggaggcggagacAGAGCCGATAGCGCCGAGGAAAGAGATAGCCTGCGGTTACGGAGCCACGGAAGAGGAGGCGGAGTCGAGCGTGTGCTGCACCGCCGACGACCTGTACGACGGGAAGATATGCGTCATCTGCTACGACGAGAGGCGCAGTTGCTTCTTCACCCCTTGCGGCCACAGCGTCGCTTGCTGCTCCTGTGCGCAGAG GGTGCTGGAGGAGCAAAACAAGGTCTGTCCCATCTGTAGAAGGCTCATTCACAAGTGGAGAAGATTGCCAGGTCTATAG
- the LOC135633001 gene encoding uncharacterized protein LOC135633001, translating into MERKQGFFSALREEVARGLSPGRSRSENPSTVAELLLPRRWRRQPPRGFPDELLVPASGSLAPLAEGPEGDDLGRRKEGWGRWVKGQLSRAPSASCRSSDLRFLLGVMGAPLAPVHVSPTNSLPPLSIKDTPIETSTAQYILQQYTAATGGLKLLSSIRNSYAMGKVTMVVSEFETASRVIKNRNSPKDAESGGFVLWQMAPDMWYVELAIGGSKVHAGCNGKLVWRHTPWLGAHAATGSVRPLRRALQGLDPLAVVNVFADAQCIGEKKIDGEDCFILKLCADPQTLKARSEGSVEIIRHVFFGYFSQKTGLLTCMEDSHLTRIQSSAGGDAVYWETTINSRIHDYRPVEGMMIAHSGHSVVTLFRFGEVAMSHTKTRMEEVWSIEEVAFNVPGLSMDCFIPPADVKDGSVSEARELPPQAERGRSTMAGSHRAKVAALEKSHDVSDDNIWWRVEV; encoded by the exons ATGGAGAGGAAACAAGGGTTCTTCTCGGCGCTGCGGGAGGAGGTGGCGCGGGGGCTGTCGCCGGGGAGGTCGAGGTCGGAGAACCCGTCGACGGTGGCGGAGCTGCTCCTCCCTCGACGGTGGAGGCGCCAGCCGCCGCGGGGGTTTCCGGATGAGCTGTTGGTCCCGGCGTCCGGGAGCCTGGCGCCGCTGGCGGAGGGGCCGGAGGGGGACGACTTGGGGCGCAGGAAGGAAGGGTGGGGCCGGTGGGTGAAGGGGCAGCTCTCTCGTGCCCCATCCGCCTCCTGCCGTAGCTCGGACCTCCGCTTCCTCCTCGGCGTCATGGGGGCGCCTCTGGCCCCCGTCCACGTCTCCCCCACCAACTCGCTCCCTCCACTCAGTATCAAGGACACTCCCATT GAAACATCGACAGCTCAATATATACTACAGCAGTACACAGCGGCAACAGGTGGGCTGAAGCTTCTGAGCTCCATCAGAAACTCATATGCAATGGGGAAGGTGACGATGGTGGTATCCGAGTTTGAAACGGCGTCTAGGGTCATCAAAAATCGCAATTCGCCCAAGGATGCAGAGTCTGGTGGATTTGTCCTCTGGCAGATGGCACCGGACATGTGGTACGTCGAACTTGCCATCGGTGGCAGCAAGGTCCATGCTGGTTGCAATGGCAAGCTTGTTTGGCGCCACACTCCCTGGCTTGGTGCCCATGCTGCCACGGGCTCTGTTCGACCCCTCCGTCGAGCACTCCAG GGTCTTGATCCTTTGGCCGTCGTGAACGTGTTTGCTGATGCACAGTGCATTGGGGAGAAGAAGATCGATGGGGAAGATTGCTTCATCCTCAAGCTCTGTGCAGATCCACAGACACTGAAGGCTAGGAGTGAAGGTTCTGTAGAGATCATTAGGCATGTCTTCTTTGGTTACTTTAGCCAGAAGACTGGGCTTCTTACTTGTATGGAAGACTCACATCTCACTCGAATCCAGTCGAGTGCTGGAGGTGATGCTGTATATTGGGAGACCACCATCAACTCCAGAATTCATGACTACCGCCCTGTTGAGGGCATGATGATCGCCCATTCAGGGCATTCGGTGGTCACCCTTTTCCGGTTTGGTGAAGTGGCCATGAGCCATACAAAGACAAGAATGGAGGAAGTTTGGAGCATCGAAGAAGTAGCCTTTAATGTCCCAGGTCTCTCGATGGACTGTTTCATTCCTCCAGCTGATGTAAAAGATGGATCAGTCAGTGAAGCCCGTGAGCTACCACCTCAAGCAGAGAGGGGAAGAAGCACCATGGCTGGAAGTCACAGGGCTAAAGTTGCAGCGCTGGAGAAGTCACATGATGTTTCTGATGATAACATCTGGTGGAGGGTGGAGGTCTAA
- the LOC135632431 gene encoding eukaryotic translation initiation factor 5A-2-like has protein sequence MTPTPTILLDIYGKGTLIQCCGGIRSLGSSHLAPARPPPSVTMSDEEHHFESKADAGASKTYPQQAGAIRKNGYIVIKGRPCKVVEVSTSKTGKHGHAKCHFVAIDVFNGKKLEDIVPSSHNCDVPHVTRTDYQLIDISEDGFVSLLMENGSTKDDLRLPTDETLLAQIKDGFADGKDLVVTVMSAMGEEQICALKDIGPK, from the exons ATGACCCCCACGCCGACGATACTTTTGGATATTTATGGGAAAGGAACCCTAATCCAATGTTGCGGCGGAATCCGATCTCTTGGAAGCTCTCATCTCGCGCCTGCTCGTCCTCCGCCCTCAG TGACCATGTCGGACGAGGAACATCATTTCGAGTCGAAGGCTGACGCCGGGGCGTCCAAGACCTACCCACAGCAGGCTGGGGCGATCCGGAAGAACGGGTACATCGTCATCAAAGGGAGGCCTTGCAAG GTTGTTGAAGTTTCAACCTCGAAGACTGGGAAGCATGGTCATGCAAAATGTCATTTCGTTGCCATAGACGTCTTCAACGGAAAGAAGCTTGAGGATATCGTGCCATCCTCACACAACTGTGAT GTTCCTCATGTCACTCGCACTGATTATCAACTGATTGACATCTCTGAGGATGGATTT GTGAGCCTTCTGATGGAAAATGGTAGCACCAAAGATGATCTGAGGCTTCCAACTGATGAGACTTTGCTTGCACAG ATTAAAGATGGGTTTGCTGATGGTAAAGATCTGGTTGTTACTGTGATGTCTGCAATGGGTGAAGAACAGATCTGTGCTCTGAAGGACATCGGCCCCAAGTAG
- the LOC135633315 gene encoding E3 ubiquitin-protein ligase APD1-like isoform X2, producing the protein MPPRRDQRHCARALLPLLAWLCAALSLRYGYYGSNHLALGPNSSRMMTTSSLFVEQLQVKDEAGQGLLLYGFNDRPQLSSETNWTISSDLFVDTYSRQGFSMWLNRGSRIWMAWQVGYGGESYADMLVVLIKGEQNLEELERYSHDDMGNSRDGSNREFTVAEDGMYYLGVINLSLRSITMNMNIKIASKMYDTSKATSICSTSNGECKLKLLFPNAQYYVLATSDSEVPLKVWHIQLSFVARLTSYFLVTGFLVVIVSVILKHLGACCVEQTRREQGVEAAAAEAETEPIAPRKEIACGYGATEEEAESSVCCTADDLYDGKICVICYDERRSCFFTPCGHSVACCSCAQRVLEEQNKVCPICRRLIHKWRRLPGL; encoded by the exons ATGCCTCCGCGCAGGGACCAACGCCACTGCGCTCGAGCcctcctcccgctgctcgcgtggCTATGTG CGGCTCTGAGCCTTCGCTACGGCTACTACGGCAGCAACCACCTGGCTTTGGGTCCCAACTCGTCGCGGATGATGACGACCAGCTCGCTCTTCGTGGAGCAGCTGCAGGTCAAAGACGAAGCAGGCCAAGGGTTGCTGCTCTACGGATTCAACGACAGGCCACAGCTGAGCTCCGAAACAAATTGGACCATTTCCAGTGATCTCTTCGTCGACACCTACAGTCGCCAG GGATTCTCCATGTGGTTGAACAGAGGATCCAGGATTTGGATGGCATGGCAGGTGGGTTATGGTGGTGAGAGCTATGCAGACATGCTTGTGGTTTTGATCAAGG GAGAACAGAACTTGGAGGAGCTGGAGAGATACTCCCATGATGACATGGGCAACTCAAGGGATG GTAGCAACCGAGAATTCACTGTTGCGGAGGACGGCATGTATTACCTTGGCGTCATCAATCTCTCTCTTCGGAGCATCACCATGAACATGAACATAAAGATCGCATCCAAAATGTACGACACCAGCAAAGCCACAAGCATATGCTCCACCAGCAATGGCGAATGCAAGCTCAAGCTTCTGTTCCCCAACGCCCAGTACTATGTGTTGGCAACATCAGACAGTGAG GTGCCCCTCAAGGTTTGGCACATCCAACTCTCCTTCGTAGCCCGCTTGACTTCCTACTTCTTAGTCACAG GCTTTTTGGTCGTGATTGTTTCCGTCATACTCAAGCATCTTGGAGCATGCTGCGTTGAGCAGACGAGGCGAGAGCAGGGCgttgaggcggcggcggcggaggcggagacAGAGCCGATAGCGCCGAGGAAAGAGATAGCCTGCGGTTACGGAGCCACGGAAGAGGAGGCGGAGTCGAGCGTGTGCTGCACCGCCGACGACCTGTACGACGGGAAGATATGCGTCATCTGCTACGACGAGAGGCGCAGTTGCTTCTTCACCCCTTGCGGCCACAGCGTCGCTTGCTGCTCCTGTGCGCAGAG GGTGCTGGAGGAGCAAAACAAGGTCTGTCCCATCTGTAGAAGGCTCATTCACAAGTGGAGAAGATTGCCAGGTCTATAG
- the LOC135633002 gene encoding probable protein phosphatase 2C 78, whose protein sequence is MLRSCLRPLERCSGRLGGGDGLLWHMDLKPHASGEFSIAVAQANVSLEDQGQVFASPSATYIGVYDGHGGPEASRFISNRLFSHLDRFASEQGGLSSEVIKRAFDATEEEFLYLVKRSWRSRPQMASVGSCCLIGAITDDRLYVANLGDSRAVLGRCSLGGRAVVAERLSTDHNVSMEEVRKEVAANHPDDKQIIVHTRGAWRIKGIIQVSRSIGDVYLKKPEFSSDPLFQQFVSPVPLERPVITAEPSIRVHKLKPHDLFFIFASDGLWEQLSDEAAVKIVFKNPRAGIAKRLVRAALIEAARKQGMSYDDLKHIEKGIRRRVHDDITVVVIYIDQHHQGGHSRFNRSNHDCTSAPVDIFSFNFDESEDPLRRAE, encoded by the exons CATGGATCTTAAACCCCATGCCTCCGGCGAGTTCTCCATCGCCGTCGCCCAGGCCAACGTCTCCCTCGAGGACCAGGGCCAGGTGTTCGCCTCCCCTTCCGCCACCTACATCGGCGTCTATGATGGCCACGGCGGCCCCGAGGCGTCTCGATTCATCAGCAACCGCCTTTTCTCCCATCTCGATC GGTTCGCGTCGGAGCAAGGGGGCTTGTCCTCGGAGGTGATCAAACGAGCGTTTGACGCGACGGAGGAGGAGTTTTTGTATCTGGTGAAGCGGTCATGGCGGTCACGGCCACAGATGGCGTCGGTGGGGTCGTGCTGTCTCATCGGGGCGATCACTGACGACAGACTCTACGTGGCCAATTTGGGGGACTCCCGGGCTGTTCTCGGCCGCTGCAGCTTGGGTGGGAGGGCCGTGGTGGCCGAGCGGCTGTCAACCGACCACAATGTCTCAATGGAGGAAGTCAGAAAGGAGGTTGCTGCGAATCATCCTGACGATAAGCAAATTATTGTGCATACCCGTGGGGCTTGGCGGATCAAAGGGATCATTCAG GTCTCCAGGTCTATCGGGGACGTCTACTTGAAGAAACCCGAGTTCAGTAGCGATCCATTGTTCCAGCAGTTTGTTTCTCCTGTTCCATTGGAGAGGCCTGTCATCACCGCAGAGCCATCAATTCGGGTCCATAAGCTTAAGCCACAtgacttattttttatatttgcatCAGATGGACTATGGGAGCAATTAAGTGACGAAGCTGCAGTCAAGATAGTATTCAAGAACCCAAGAGCA GGAATAGCGAAACGATTGGTCCGAGCTGCTCTAATTGAagctgcaagaaaacagggaatGAGTTATGATGATCTAAAACATATTGAAAAGGGAATTCGACGGCGTGTTCATGACGACATCACTGTTGTAGTGATCTATATTGATCAGCACCATCAAGGTGGTCATTCCAGATTCAACCGCAGCAATCATGACTGCACTAGTGCACCTGTTGACATCTTTTCATTCAATTTTGATGAATCTGAAGACCCTCTTCGGCGAGCTGAGTAA